ACATGGGCTCGAATCGTTGGACGAAGTATCGGGACAGCGAGGAATCGGTGCATTTTGATCCCGCTGAGTGACGGATGGCTCCATTTCCAAGGGTGGCTCCAGCGTCATGAAACAAACCGGCGGAATGGGATGGCCCTATCGGCGCTGGCATTTGTGCCTGCCGGTGCTCACCCGTCCTTGGGTTATTGATGCTCCCGCCCCCTCAAGCGGTCAGAGATCGAGTTCGCTGACTATGACGTTGGCCAGGTCGTCCGGGGCATAATCGGGCAACTCGAGAACGTTCCATCCTTGGTCGCCGAGCCACGTGTCGGGCTCTTCATTCGGTTCCACCACATCTGCCATTCTTTGTCCGGGCCAGGTTAGGTCTACCATCCATTGGTTTTCGGGCCCCATGTCTGGTCCCCACTGATCCGGCACCACACCGAGTTCCACCAGTTCAAGAATGAGATCGCGAAGGCCGGGCGCGTCTTCATAGATGTTTTCCCAGTGACTCTGATGAACGGCATCCGGAATTGGTTCCGTTGTGTCGTCATCGGTTGTTCGGCGGGGGCCGGCGCAGGCCCTCATCCAACGCCTGTGAGAGTCTCTCCGGATGTGCTTGGGCAGCCACCCCGCCGAGGCTGCCGGCTGAGTCGGATGAAGCGGTGTACAGCAGGATGCCTGCTGCTCCTTCGCCAGAGTAGAGTCTTTCCCGAATCGAGGACGCCGGGTAGCCCGCGTCCAGCGCCAGCTGATCGATCATCACGTGGGCTAGCGTATGAAGGAGAAAATCCCTGGGGTCAGCGCCGACGCCGTGACCTGCCTGGAGTTCCAGTCGACAGCCGGGCGGGCCGACGTGGTCGTTCTGGATGTCGACGACCAGGTGACGCTCATGAAGTGCAAGCTCGCCAGCAACCCGCAGATATGACGCGAGATTGTGGGACAGATGTTCGACTACGCGTCGCGTCTGCGAAAGATGGGCATCGAGGACTTCGATGCGCTGGCAGGACCGATCAATACCGTTCCATGTAAACGACACGGAAATCGAAGAACGTTTGGCTGCTCACTCAGTTACCGATGCTGACAACGTCCTTACCCAGAGATTCCGCAACCTTGGTCACGGCACCTTCATCACCGCTTATACGCCATTGTTGTCCCCGGATCATGTGAAGATCCACCGAATATGCGGTAGGTACTCCCTCGTAGACGGATGACGCCGCTTCGAAGGATGCTGCCTCATCACTGGCGCTCGGGTACCAAGTTGCGTAAATCTCCTCGCCACACGACACGCCCTCTCGATCATCGCCTTCATCGGTGGGGTTCTCGCATTCGTAGCCCGCTGACTCAATAACTTCGCTGAGATCGTCGATGGATTTCGGCGAGCTGGAGCCGCACGCCGAAAGTCCGAGGACCAACGTAGCGCCGAGCAAATAGGTACCTGCGTGACTACGCACGTTATTCCTCCAAAGTCCTGGTAATTATCGCTCCAGTCTAACCGTATATGTGGTCTAAGAAATACGTTCATCTATTCGCAACATCAGCCTCGGCTAAGTCGAATCGGAGAAACCGAAATGTATTAGGGCATCTGCCGCGCTCGCTACTTTCATCGGTGCGCTATAGACAACGCTCGTCGTCACCAGTCGGACGCAGGGCGGGTA
This window of the Arthrobacter sp. zg-Y919 genome carries:
- a CDS encoding DUF1998 domain-containing protein, whose amino-acid sequence is MIDQLALDAGYPASSIRERLYSGEGAAGILLYTASSDSAGSLGGVAAQAHPERLSQALDEGLRRPPPNNR